Proteins encoded by one window of Elaeis guineensis isolate ETL-2024a chromosome 12, EG11, whole genome shotgun sequence:
- the LOC105054817 gene encoding cation/H(+) antiporter 15, whose product MAAEDNLKNAFRNTTTRFSMICYPAIRATSAGVWIGDNPLDFSFPLLTYQITIIFIFCRITHFFLRRFSQPVAISQIIAGVILGPSVLGRYGNFEETLFNQRSSQQLNTVALLFFMLFLFMIGVKTDLTMIPKAGKKAVAIAIFSSVLPASAVLLVASLQGANLPPSFQQGAILVNLASRWSRTSYTVLSCALAELELLTSKLGRLAMSASIIIDVSNMFITSAIGGYVLSLKLEMPGKAAASIVSFLCFLFFIMFLARPFIVWVIRRRTPEGALLDEACFMMVIFIALGCGLISEMIGFHVTMGPFVLGLVLPGGAPLGVTMVEKMETMVTGVFLPVFLATAGLKMNLAKLTNFKEWGLLGAYIILLTLAKLIGVMLPCLCCKMPLRDALSVGLMMNARGIFEVDTVFRWYDNKNVDDQLYATVVLFIIILGGGTAPLVKYLYHPEDRFVAYKRRTVQHSKRGDELRVLACIHSQDNVAPIITLLEASNPIADSPICVYLIHLVQLVGRADAILVPHKRHRSSPSTDTDRIVNAFRFFEQQHPTSVSLIPYVCISPYATMHNDICSLALDKKITLVILPFHRNITIDGTLATATVALQAVNCNVVRYAPCSVAILIDHGLTAAGTAAPALTGGGHSLQRIAVYFLGGADDREALAYAARMAEDPAVGLTVVRIQPPPEWRCGEEKDELLDDEMLDEFRRERLEEERVAYREEVAKDGADTVRVIQETSEGFSLLVVGRREGMESPLTEGMSMWSEYPELGVIGDLLASTDFGGRVSTLVVQQQTRVRSTQAESPRAVRAAGRQVVPATDK is encoded by the exons ATGGCCGCGGAAGACAATCTAAAAAATGCATTCCGTAACACGACAACAAGGTTCTCCATGATCTGCTACCCAGCCATTAGGGCCACCTCCGCCGGTGTCTGGATCGGCGACAACCCTCTAGACTTCTCCTTCCCTCTCCTCACCTACCAGATCACCATCATCTTCATCTTCTGCCGCATCACCCACTTCTTCCTCCGCCGCTTCTCCCAGCCCGTCGCCATCTCCCAGATCATC GCCGGCGTGATACTCGGCCCTTCCGTCCTGGGCCGATACGGGAATTTCGAGGAGACCCTCTTCAACCAGCGGAGCTCGCAGCAGCTCAACACCGTCGCCCTCCTCTTCTTCATGCTGTTCCTCTTCATGATCGGCGTCAAGACCGACCTTACCATGATCCCCAAGGCCGGCAAGAAGGCTGTTGCCATCGCAATCTTCTCGTCCGTCCTCCCCGCGAGCGCCGTCTTGCTCGTCGCCTCCCTCCAGGGTGCCAACCTTCCCCCGAGCTTCCAGCAAGGCGCCATCCTCGTGAACCTGGCCTCCAGGTGGTCCCGGACCTCCTACACCGTCCTCTCCTGCGCGCTCGCCGAGCTGGAGCTCCTCACCTCCAAGCTCGGCCGCCTCGCCATGTCGGCGTCCATCATCATCGACGTCAGCAACATGTTCATCACCTCCGCCATCGGCGGCTACGTGCTCTCCTTGAAGCTCGAGATGCCCGGGAAGGCGGCGGCCTCCATCGTCAGCTTCCTCTGTTTCTTGTTCTTCATCATGTTCTTGGCACGGCCATTCATCGTATGGGTGATCCGACGGAGGACGCCGGAAGGGGCGCTGCTCGACGAGGCGTGCTTCATGATGGTTATCTTCATCGCGCTCGGCTGCGGGCTGATCAGCGAGATGATCGGGTTCCACGTCACGATGGGGCCCTTCGTACTTGGCCTGGTGCTGCCGGGAGGGGCGCCGCTGGGGGTCACCATGGTGGAGAAGATGGAGACGATGGTGACGGGAGTTTTCCTGCCGGTGTTCCTGGCGACCGCGGGGCTGAAGATGAACTTGGCCAAGTTGACGAACTTCAAGGAGTGGGGGCTGCTGGGAGCCTACATCATTCTGTTGACGCTGGCCAAGCTCATCGGGGTGATGCTGCCCTGCCTCTGCTGCAAGATGCCGCTGCGCGACGCCTTGTCCGTAGGCCTCATGATGAACGCTCGGGGTATCTTTGAAGTCGATACCGTCTTCCGATGGTACGATAACAAG AACGTGGATGACCAGCTCTACGCCACAGTCGTCCTCTTCATCATCATCCTCGGCGGTGGCACCGCCCCCCTGGTGAAGTACCTGTACCACCCGGAGGACCGGTTCGTAGCCTACAAGCGACGGACGGTCCAGCATTCGAAGCGCGGCGACGAGCTCCGGGTGCTGGCCTGCATCCACAGCCAGGACAATGTGGCCCCCATCATCACACTCCTGGAGGCCTCCAACCCCATCGCCGACTCCCCCATCTGCGTCTACCTCATCCACCTCGTGCAGCTCGTCGGTCGCGCCGACGCCATCCTCGTCCCCCACAAGCGCCACCGCTCCTCCCCTTCCACCGACACCGATCGCATCGTCAACGCCTTCCGCTTCTTCGAGCAGCAGCACCCCACCAGCGTCTCTCTCATCCCCTACGTCTGCATCTCCCCCTACGCCACCATGCACAACGACATCTGCTCCCTCGCCCTCGACAAGAAGATCACCCTCGTCATCCTCCCTTTCCACCGCAACATCACCATCGACGGCACCCTCGCCACCGCCACCGTAGCCCTGCAGGCCGTCAACTGCAACGTCGTTCGTTACGCTCCCTGCTCCGTCGCCATCCTCATCGACCACGGCCTCACAGCCGCCGGAACCGCCGCGCCGGCTTTGACCGGCGGCGGCCACTCGCTGCAACGCATCGCGGTCTACTTCCTCGGCGGAGCCGACGACAGGGAGGCGCTGGCGTACGCGGCGCGCATGGCGGAGGACCCGGCGGTCGGGCTGACGGTGGTGCGCATCCAGCCGCCGCCGGAGTGGCGGTGCGGCGAGGAGAAGGACGAGCTGCTGGACGACGAGATGCTGGACGAGTTCCGGCGGGAAAGGTTGGAAGAGGAGAGGGTGGCGTACAGGGAGGAGGTGGCGAAGGACGGGGCGGATACGGTGAGGGTGATACAGGAGACGAGTGAGGGTTTCAGCCTGCTGGTGGTGGGGCGGAGGGAAGGGATGGAGTCGCCGCTGACGGAGGGGATGTCGATGTGGAGCGAGTATCCGGAGCTGGGGGTGATCGGGGACCTGCTGGCGTCCACAGACTTCGGGGGGAGGGTGTCGACGCTGGTGGTGCAGCAGCAGACCAGAGTGAGGAGTACGCAGGCTGAGAGCCCCAGGGCGGTCCGAGCTGCGGGGAGGCAAGTGGTTCCGGCTACCGATAAGTAG